A window of Mytilus edulis unplaced genomic scaffold, xbMytEdul2.2 SCAFFOLD_1759, whole genome shotgun sequence contains these coding sequences:
- the LOC139508232 gene encoding adrenodoxin-like protein 2, mitochondrial has translation NKDLVSLCFKLTDGSEHTATAKVGDNLLDIIIDNDIDVDGFGACEGTLACSTCHLIFKPDQYEQIHEKPTDEELDMLDLAFGLSDTSRLGCQVIVTKEMDGWEIEVPSGVADARG, from the exons aacaaagattt agtGTCACTATGTTTCAAGTTAACTGATGGTTCAGAACATACAGCTACGGCCAAAGTTGGTGATAATCTACTAGATATCATAATAGATAATGATATTGATGTGGATGGATTCG GTGCTTGTGAGGGAACCCTGGCGTGCTCAACTTGTCATTTAATCTTCAAGCCAGATCAATACGAACAAATCCATGAAAAACCTACGGACGAAGAACTTGATATGTTGGATTTAGCTTTTGGTTTAAGTGATAC GTCAAGATTAGGTTGCCAGGTGATAGTAACTAAGGAAATGGATGGTTGGGAGATAGAGGTGCCCTCTGGTGTTGCTGATGCTAGAGGATGA